One genomic window of Chloroflexota bacterium includes the following:
- a CDS encoding DUF2179 domain-containing protein produces the protein MAGSLCTGLPVRGSPDVGGGGDHAPAGDCRLRVGVCHRRRCGHHGGTQTRPGVCAFAHHQPAAGGSHRRAAARGRFCIHRSARLGPRRHGGFHQLRCGTTAGTQGAGNRGNHRPGCLCDLRSGAPDAARHLAGQHWRAFMSIQPLTWAALASAAFIFALRVVDVSIATVRMLAIIRGQRLFAWVLGFFQALVFVLAIRQIFANLNNVWNMLGYAAGFATGTVVGMWLEERLAMGYSHMRVISPGRGTVLAERLREAGFAVTEVAGRGRDGTVDVLNLTVPRKRVPEVRRLVTEFDPKAFITVEDVRPLRRGYFRA, from the coding sequence ATGGCTGGCAGCCTTTGCACAGGCCTTCCTGTTCGTGGTAGCCCTGACGTGGGTGGTGGCGGGGACCATGCACCCGCTGGTGATTGCCGGTTACGCGTTGGGGTATGCCACCGGCGGCGTTGCGGGCATCATGGTGGAACGCAAACTCGGCCTGGGGTATGTGCATTTGCGCATCATCAGCCCGCGGCGGGGGGCAGCCATCGCCGAGCGGCTGCGCGAGGCCGGTTTTGCATTCACCGAAGTGCCCGCCTCGGGCCGAGACGGCACGGTGGATTTCATCAACTGCGGTGTGGTACAACGGCAGGTACCCAAGGTGCTGGAAATCGTGGAAACCACAGACCCGGATGCCTTTGTGACCTCAGAAGTGGTGCGCCCGATGCGGCGAGGCATCTGGCGGGCCAGCATTGGAGGGCGTTCATGAGCATTCAGCCATTGACCTGGGCTGCCCTGGCTTCGGCGGCGTTCATCTTTGCTTTACGCGTGGTAGATGTGTCTATCGCTACGGTGCGAATGCTGGCGATTATCCGCGGCCAACGGCTGTTTGCCTGGGTGCTGGGCTTCTTCCAGGCCCTGGTGTTTGTACTCGCCATCCGGCAGATTTTCGCCAACCTCAACAACGTCTGGAACATGCTGGGCTACGCCGCCGGTTTTGCCACCGGCACGGTGGTGGGCATGTGGCTGGAAGAGCGCCTCGCGATGGGATACAGCCACATGCGGGTCATCAGCCCAGGCCGGGGCACGGTGCTGGCCGAGCGGCTGCGCGAGGCCGGTTTTGCCGTGACCGAGGTGGCCGGGCGGGGACGCGACGGCACGGTCGACGTCCTCAACCTGACCGTGCCGCGCAAACGCGTGCCAGAAGTGCGCCGCCTGGTCACCGAATTTGACCCCAAGGCCTTCATCACTGTGGAAGACGTGCGCCCGCTGCGGCGGGGCTATTTCCGCGCCTGA
- the recJ gene encoding single-stranded-DNA-specific exonuclease RecJ: MAPNPCRVGANTMKTHWHIAPPAPPEAEEALRRFPPILRQVLYQRGFRTYDDARAFLEARPPEGTQNPFAIRDMDATVDRLAAAVRRGEPIAVYGDYDVDGVTATALLTQTLRRLGATVRPYIPNRFDEGYGLNFGALDTLHAEGVRVVVTVDCGIRSVAEAEHARDLGLDLIVSDHHIPGEELPPALAVVNPKRADDTYPEKFLAGVGLAYKIAQALYLRLRPREAETVRDALDLVALGSVADLAPLKGENRYLVREGLHRLRQPRRQGLFSLIQVSGLKPERLTATHIGFMLGPRLNAAGRLESALAALELLLTDDYMEAGRLAMQLDAQNRERQRQTREVQEKAQELAIRDGEVPLLLFAAHPDFNPGVVGLAASRLVERYYRPAIVGQRGEEFTRASCRSIPEFHITHALEACGHLLEHYGGHAAAAGFTVRNDRLPALLECLHAQAEAALGGLDLRPTLRADAEVRLRELNAQVLTDFRWLEPTGYGNPRPRFVARGVKVHSARTVGKEGQHLKLILEDGGTRHEAIAFRQGEWAEKMPPAVDILFTYEWNEYNGQRRPQLNIKDLRPAE; encoded by the coding sequence ATGGCTCCAAATCCTTGCCGCGTGGGTGCGAACACCATGAAAACCCACTGGCACATCGCTCCCCCAGCCCCGCCGGAGGCCGAAGAAGCCCTGCGCCGCTTTCCGCCCATTTTGCGGCAGGTGCTCTATCAGCGCGGCTTCCGCACTTACGACGACGCGCGCGCCTTCCTGGAAGCCCGCCCTCCCGAAGGCACGCAAAACCCCTTCGCCATCCGCGACATGGACGCTACCGTAGACCGCCTCGCGGCCGCGGTGCGGCGCGGCGAGCCCATCGCGGTTTACGGCGATTACGACGTGGATGGCGTCACCGCCACCGCCCTGCTCACCCAGACCCTGCGCCGCCTCGGCGCCACCGTCCGCCCCTACATCCCCAACCGCTTCGATGAGGGCTATGGGCTGAACTTCGGGGCCTTAGACACCCTGCACGCGGAGGGCGTGCGGGTGGTGGTCACAGTGGATTGCGGCATCCGGTCGGTGGCCGAGGCGGAGCACGCCCGCGACCTCGGCCTTGACCTCATCGTCAGCGACCACCATATCCCCGGCGAGGAGCTGCCGCCTGCCCTCGCGGTGGTCAACCCCAAACGCGCTGACGACACCTACCCCGAAAAATTCCTCGCGGGCGTGGGGCTGGCCTACAAAATCGCGCAGGCCCTCTACCTGCGCCTGCGCCCGCGGGAAGCCGAAACCGTGCGCGACGCGCTGGATTTGGTCGCCTTGGGCAGCGTGGCCGACCTCGCGCCCCTGAAAGGCGAAAACCGCTACCTCGTGCGCGAAGGCCTGCACCGCCTGCGCCAGCCTCGCCGCCAGGGGCTGTTTTCCCTCATTCAGGTTTCGGGGCTGAAGCCCGAGCGCCTCACCGCCACCCACATCGGCTTCATGCTCGGGCCGCGGCTCAACGCCGCTGGACGTCTTGAATCGGCCCTTGCCGCGCTGGAACTGCTGCTCACCGACGACTACATGGAAGCCGGCCGCCTCGCCATGCAACTGGATGCCCAAAACCGCGAGCGCCAGCGCCAGACCCGCGAAGTGCAGGAAAAAGCCCAGGAACTCGCTATCCGTGACGGCGAGGTGCCCCTGCTGCTCTTTGCCGCGCATCCTGATTTCAACCCGGGCGTGGTCGGCCTGGCGGCTTCTCGCTTAGTGGAACGCTACTACCGCCCGGCCATCGTAGGCCAGCGCGGCGAAGAATTTACCCGCGCCTCGTGCCGCAGCATTCCCGAATTCCACATCACCCACGCGCTGGAAGCCTGCGGCCACCTGCTGGAGCACTACGGCGGTCACGCCGCGGCGGCAGGCTTCACCGTGCGCAACGACCGCCTGCCCGCGCTGCTGGAATGCCTGCATGCCCAGGCCGAGGCCGCGCTCGGCGGGCTGGACTTGCGCCCCACCCTGCGCGCCGACGCCGAGGTGCGCCTGCGCGAGCTCAATGCCCAGGTGCTCACCGATTTCCGCTGGCTGGAGCCCACGGGCTATGGCAACCCGCGGCCGCGCTTCGTGGCGCGCGGGGTGAAAGTGCACAGCGCCCGCACCGTGGGCAAGGAAGGCCAGCACCTCAAACTCATTCTGGAAGACGGCGGCACGCGGCACGAAGCCATCGCCTTCCGGCAGGGGGAATGGGCGGAAAAGATGCCGCCCGCGGTGGATATTTTGTTCACCTACGAATGGAACGAATACAACGGCCAGCGTCGCCCCCAGTTGAACATCAAAGACCTGCGCCCGGCGGAGTGA
- a CDS encoding DNA adenine methylase, which produces MPKSTPSSKEPLAPYLPAITKRTLSPVPPPLKWAGGKAALLPQMREHFPAVFGRYHEPFLGGGAVFFYLSPQRGVKAFLSDLNEELINFYIVLRDQVDDLLKEVQALHGTYLRLGEAEREKLYYEWRNADRSPEFKKWSPLRRAVRFYFLNKTAFNGLYRINRQGLFNVPWGGYKRPALYRPQLLRDAAAVLQRFAVFLKATSFEIVLDNAQSGDFVYFDPPYAPVSATASFTTYTSGGFGEAEQRHLASVCRELDRRGVMFLLSNSDLPWVRALYTGFAVFTVQARRNINSKGDKRGPVNEILVRNY; this is translated from the coding sequence ATGCCCAAAAGCACGCCTTCATCCAAAGAGCCATTGGCTCCATATCTCCCTGCAATCACTAAGAGGACACTTTCACCGGTGCCACCGCCGTTGAAGTGGGCCGGGGGAAAAGCGGCTTTGCTCCCGCAAATGCGAGAGCATTTTCCCGCGGTGTTTGGGCGTTACCATGAGCCGTTTCTCGGGGGAGGAGCTGTATTTTTTTACCTATCCCCGCAGCGTGGCGTTAAGGCTTTTCTCTCTGATCTCAACGAAGAACTCATCAATTTTTACATTGTGCTTCGCGATCAAGTGGATGATTTACTCAAGGAAGTGCAGGCATTGCACGGAACTTACCTCCGTCTTGGCGAAGCAGAACGCGAGAAATTGTATTACGAATGGCGCAACGCCGACCGCAGCCCGGAATTCAAAAAATGGTCCCCCTTGCGGCGGGCAGTTAGGTTTTATTTCCTCAACAAAACCGCCTTCAACGGTCTTTATCGCATCAACCGGCAAGGCTTGTTCAATGTACCGTGGGGTGGATACAAACGCCCCGCGCTTTACCGCCCACAATTGTTGCGCGATGCCGCGGCCGTTTTGCAAAGGTTTGCCGTTTTTCTGAAAGCTACATCGTTTGAAATTGTGTTGGACAACGCCCAAAGCGGCGATTTTGTCTATTTTGACCCTCCCTATGCGCCTGTATCAGCGACGGCATCCTTCACCACCTACACTTCAGGCGGTTTTGGAGAGGCAGAACAACGGCATCTGGCGAGCGTATGCCGCGAGTTAGACCGCCGCGGCGTCATGTTTTTGCTTTCCAACAGCGATTTGCCGTGGGTGCGAGCGCTCTACACGGGCTTTGCTGTATTCACCGTGCAGGCTCGCCGCAATATCAACAGCAAAGGCGACAAACGGGGCCCGGTCAATGAAATTCTCGTGCGCAATTACTGA
- the rsmI gene encoding 16S rRNA (cytidine(1402)-2'-O)-methyltransferase has protein sequence MPTLYLVSTPIGNLEDITLRALRVLREVTLIAAEDTRRTQKLLNHYDIHTPLISYHEHNQRRRERRLLEALAQGDVALVSDAGTPLINDPGAALVQAALKSGHRVMPIPGPSAPLAALVASGLPTEAFLYLGYLPRKSAARRAFLQSVADLPYTLIFLETPQRLQAALDDLAAVLGPQRPLTVARELTKQHEDFLRGTAAEAQSHFAVHPPRGEFVLVVGGAATASQTWGEEALDAAIAAGLKARESPSALARRLAAASGWKRSDVYDRILAQKQRKGK, from the coding sequence ATGCCCACCCTTTACCTGGTTTCCACGCCTATCGGCAATCTGGAAGACATTACCTTGCGGGCGCTGCGGGTGCTGCGCGAGGTGACGCTCATTGCTGCGGAAGACACCCGCCGCACGCAGAAACTCCTCAACCATTACGACATCCATACCCCCCTCATCAGTTACCACGAACACAACCAGCGCCGCCGCGAGCGCCGCTTGCTGGAAGCCCTGGCGCAAGGCGATGTCGCGCTGGTTTCCGACGCCGGCACGCCCCTCATCAACGACCCCGGCGCGGCCTTAGTGCAAGCCGCGCTCAAGTCAGGCCATCGGGTAATGCCGATACCCGGCCCCAGTGCGCCACTGGCCGCGCTGGTGGCTTCCGGCCTGCCCACCGAGGCATTCCTTTACCTGGGTTACCTGCCGCGCAAAAGTGCAGCCCGTCGCGCTTTCCTGCAAAGTGTGGCCGATCTTCCCTACACCCTGATTTTTCTGGAAACACCCCAACGCCTGCAAGCCGCGCTGGACGACCTGGCCGCCGTGCTCGGCCCCCAGCGCCCGCTGACCGTGGCGCGGGAACTCACCAAACAGCACGAGGACTTCCTGCGCGGCACCGCGGCCGAGGCGCAGTCCCATTTTGCCGTGCATCCCCCGCGAGGGGAGTTCGTGCTCGTGGTGGGCGGGGCCGCTACGGCTTCCCAAACATGGGGGGAAGAAGCCCTTGACGCCGCCATTGCCGCCGGTCTGAAAGCAAGGGAAAGCCCCTCCGCGCTGGCGCGCCGCCTGGCCGCCGCCAGCGGCTGGAAGCGCAGCGACGTGTACGACCGCATTTTGGCACAGAAACAACGCAAGGGGAAATAA
- a CDS encoding SDR family NAD(P)-dependent oxidoreductase, which translates to MKTSLKGKIVLITGGSSGIGLALARQVAAEGARVALVARRRGKLEAALASLPGEGHRMYPCDVADFAAVEAMAAQVQEDMGTPDWLINSAGVTRPGYFWELPVEVFHEMMEINYYGTVHVCKAFIEPMRARHSGHIINLSSVAGFLGVFGYSAYGASKFAVWGFSDTLRAELKPEGISVHVVFPPDTDTPQLHYEMPLKPPETKILAETGGLLTADQVATETLKGVARGKYAILPGSDPKWMWKASHFLGCGTYKIMDWLIARARRQIARRRAKGEEI; encoded by the coding sequence ATGAAAACATCGTTGAAAGGCAAAATTGTGTTGATTACGGGGGGCTCCAGCGGCATTGGGCTGGCATTGGCACGGCAAGTGGCGGCGGAAGGCGCGCGCGTCGCGCTGGTCGCCCGCCGGCGCGGGAAACTGGAAGCCGCGCTGGCATCGTTGCCGGGCGAAGGGCACCGCATGTACCCTTGCGACGTCGCCGATTTTGCCGCGGTGGAAGCCATGGCCGCCCAGGTGCAGGAAGACATGGGCACGCCCGACTGGCTGATCAACTCTGCCGGCGTGACCCGCCCCGGCTATTTTTGGGAACTGCCCGTTGAGGTGTTCCACGAAATGATGGAAATCAATTACTACGGCACCGTGCACGTTTGCAAGGCCTTCATCGAGCCTATGCGGGCCAGGCACAGCGGCCACATCATCAATCTTTCGTCGGTGGCGGGCTTTTTGGGCGTTTTTGGCTATTCGGCCTACGGCGCTTCGAAATTCGCGGTGTGGGGTTTTTCCGACACGTTGCGCGCCGAACTCAAGCCGGAAGGCATCTCGGTGCACGTCGTCTTCCCCCCCGACACCGATACGCCTCAACTGCACTACGAAATGCCGCTCAAGCCACCGGAAACCAAAATTCTGGCCGAAACCGGCGGGCTGCTGACCGCCGACCAGGTCGCCACCGAAACCCTCAAAGGCGTGGCGCGCGGCAAATATGCCATTTTGCCCGGCAGCGACCCGAAATGGATGTGGAAGGCCAGCCACTTCCTGGGCTGCGGCACTTACAAGATCATGGACTGGCTCATCGCGCGTGCCCGCCGGCAAATCGCCCGCCGCAGAGCCAAAGGCGAAGAGATCTAA